From the genome of Spirosomataceae bacterium TFI 002, one region includes:
- a CDS encoding serine/threonine-protein kinase HipA, whose translation MAKNELISVFCFGVEIGRLGFDQNQDKSFFQYNEAYLKSEKYKSIFPDTGILKRINQTQVFSQFAGETFRSLPPMIADSLPDMFGNMVFKEWLEFNNKDLSKISVLEQLAYVGNRGMGALEYLPSKDIPETSEIDLTEIISILKEVLQNKSQTRASKFNSEGLLNVFKIGTSAGGVRPKILISEHKKTGEVSPGDINYSSEFNHYLVKLAIDEELGYDREVIEYCYYIIATHLGINIMPSKLIEEKHFATLRYDRQNGSKQHVLTASGLTGWDFKSTKDSSYENLFELALFLKIPHAEIEELFQRMVFNVVFCNTDDHLKNHSFIYNEKEDKWNLAPAYDLTYSLNPLINYNRVSRALSINNKRINITMKDILLIGDRYTIKNAKKVIEEVLIAVSLWKTQAKSLNIQDLIVERIYSDFNLLESKPG comes from the coding sequence ATGGCTAAGAACGAACTCATATCAGTTTTTTGTTTTGGAGTAGAAATTGGAAGGCTCGGTTTTGACCAGAATCAGGATAAATCTTTTTTTCAATACAACGAAGCATACTTAAAGAGCGAAAAGTACAAGTCAATATTTCCTGACACAGGAATCTTGAAAAGGATAAATCAAACTCAAGTATTTAGTCAATTTGCAGGCGAAACTTTCAGGAGTTTGCCACCAATGATTGCAGACTCTTTACCAGATATGTTTGGTAATATGGTTTTTAAGGAATGGCTTGAGTTTAACAATAAAGACTTGTCCAAGATTTCTGTTTTGGAACAATTAGCGTATGTGGGGAATAGAGGAATGGGAGCTTTGGAATATCTTCCCAGTAAAGACATTCCTGAAACGAGTGAAATTGATTTGACAGAGATTATTTCAATTTTAAAAGAAGTGCTCCAAAATAAATCTCAGACGAGGGCGTCAAAATTTAATAGTGAAGGATTATTGAATGTATTTAAGATTGGGACTTCTGCCGGAGGGGTTCGTCCTAAGATATTAATTTCTGAGCATAAAAAAACTGGCGAGGTTAGTCCAGGTGACATAAATTATTCTAGTGAATTTAACCACTATTTGGTAAAGCTAGCCATAGATGAAGAATTAGGCTATGATAGAGAAGTTATAGAGTACTGTTACTATATTATTGCCACCCACCTTGGTATTAACATCATGCCTTCAAAGCTGATTGAAGAAAAACACTTTGCTACCCTGAGATATGATAGACAAAATGGTTCAAAACAACATGTACTTACCGCCTCGGGTCTCACTGGTTGGGATTTTAAAAGTACGAAGGATTCGAGCTATGAAAACCTTTTTGAGTTAGCACTTTTTTTGAAAATTCCTCATGCCGAAATAGAAGAACTGTTCCAAAGAATGGTGTTTAATGTTGTTTTTTGTAATACAGATGACCATTTGAAAAATCACTCATTTATATACAATGAAAAGGAGGATAAGTGGAATTTGGCACCTGCTTATGACCTTACCTACTCTTTGAATCCATTGATCAATTATAATCGTGTGAGTAGAGCACTTTCTATTAATAACAAGCGAATTAATATCACAATGAAAGACATCCTATTGATTGGCGATCGCTATACTATCAAAAATGCCAAGAAAGTGATAGAAGAAGTACTGATTGCGGTTTCTTTATGGAAAACTCAAGCAAAAAGTTTAAATATTCAAGACCTGATAGTTGAGCGGATTTACAGTGATTTTAATTTGTTGGAAAGTAAACCCGGATAA
- a CDS encoding Predicted membrane protein, whose translation MKKTELFDFLEEHEIFTSEESTTIANKVEKQALSIHWELRTLLYVGISLLSSGLGILIYQNIESIGHNVLIGLIALICISLFYFTFKNAKSFSWELVEDQEKFKDFALLGACISFLILGGYLQFQYNIFGERYGLATMIPAVVFFGLAYRFDHRGVLSMGITSLASSIGLSITPTRLLKDNDFLSQELVVSAIILGASLIFFSFFMEKRKMKAHFSFTYLFFGINLAAIAALSGVFNFNLNVIYGLIVIVLAIGSIWYSRQSKSYIFMLLGVIYGYVAISYFFIQLMNKFESIFLYQFYFLASAGGVIFFLINLKKLVKGKS comes from the coding sequence TTGAAAAAAACTGAGCTGTTTGATTTTCTAGAGGAGCATGAGATTTTCACTTCGGAGGAAAGTACAACTATAGCAAACAAAGTTGAAAAGCAAGCACTTTCCATCCATTGGGAGCTTCGTACTTTGTTATATGTCGGCATTAGTTTGCTTTCAAGTGGACTCGGTATATTGATTTATCAAAACATTGAATCAATTGGACACAATGTCCTAATTGGCTTGATTGCACTGATTTGCATTTCCCTTTTCTATTTTACTTTCAAAAACGCAAAGTCGTTTTCTTGGGAGCTCGTAGAGGACCAAGAAAAATTTAAAGATTTTGCCCTTCTTGGTGCTTGTATTTCCTTTCTTATCCTAGGTGGATACCTTCAGTTTCAATACAATATTTTCGGTGAAAGATATGGTCTTGCAACTATGATCCCTGCTGTTGTTTTCTTTGGTTTAGCCTATCGATTTGATCATAGAGGAGTACTTTCAATGGGAATTACTTCGCTTGCTTCAAGTATTGGCCTTAGTATTACCCCAACCAGACTATTAAAAGACAATGACTTCTTAAGTCAGGAATTGGTTGTGAGTGCAATCATATTAGGTGCTAGTTTAATTTTCTTTTCTTTCTTCATGGAAAAGAGAAAAATGAAAGCTCACTTTTCATTTACCTATTTGTTTTTTGGAATCAACCTAGCAGCAATTGCCGCCTTATCAGGAGTCTTCAATTTTAACTTGAATGTCATTTATGGATTGATTGTAATTGTCTTAGCAATAGGCTCAATATGGTATTCGAGGCAATCAAAATCCTATATTTTCATGCTTTTAGGCGTTATATATGGATACGTGGCAATTTCTTACTTCTTCATCCAACTTATGAACAAGTTTGAATCAATATTCCTTTACCAATTTTACTTCCTTGCTAGTGCTGGTGGAGTGATTTTCTTTTTAATCAATTTAAAAAAACTTGTAAAAGGAAAGTCATGA